The proteins below are encoded in one region of Borrelia duttonii Ly:
- a CDS encoding DNA adenine methylase has translation MSVVIRPILKWAGGKKNLLNSILNNIPLSFNNYIEPFIGGGALFFALNLKNSIINDINFHLINFYMEVAHNLNNFLLRIEKYNNAPLTKEYYIDIRNSFNNANLTNLEKACIFLYLNKTCYNGLYRENGSGQFNTPFGKYKKINLFEIENLRLASKLLREVRVLSLDFFCLLNFIKKDDFVYLDPPYIPYSKTSNFTSYNKYGFDFSMHERLLRFCDKIDKKGAKFLLSNSNTTSSLELYKNYNIIFVDSKRLINANPIGRGNIREILVKNF, from the coding sequence TGGGCTGGTGGTAAGAAAAATTTATTGAACTCTATTTTAAATAATATTCCTCTTTCTTTTAATAATTATATTGAACCTTTTATAGGTGGAGGGGCATTGTTTTTTGCATTAAATTTAAAAAATTCAATTATTAATGATATAAATTTTCATTTGATTAATTTTTATATGGAAGTTGCCCATAATTTAAATAATTTTTTGTTAAGAATAGAAAAGTATAATAATGCTCCTTTAACTAAGGAGTATTATATTGATATAAGGAATAGTTTTAATAATGCAAATTTAACTAATTTGGAAAAGGCTTGTATTTTTCTTTATTTAAATAAAACTTGTTATAATGGTCTTTACAGAGAAAATGGTAGTGGACAATTTAATACTCCTTTTGGTAAATATAAAAAGATTAATCTTTTTGAAATTGAAAATTTGCGATTAGCTTCTAAACTTTTGCGAGAAGTTAGGGTTTTAAGTTTAGATTTTTTTTGTTTACTTAATTTTATTAAAAAAGATGATTTTGTTTATCTTGATCCACCTTATATACCCTATTCAAAAACAAGTAATTTTACAAGTTATAATAAATATGGATTTGATTTTTCAATGCATGAGAGACTATTACGTTTTTGTGACAAGATAGATAAGAAAGGAGCTAAATTTTTGCTTTCAAATTCTAATACCACATCTAGTCTTGAGCTTTATAAAAATTACAACATTATTTTTGTTGATTCTAAAAGGTTGATTAATGCAAATCCAATTGGACGTGGCAATATAAGAGAAATTTTAGTGAAAAATTTTTAG
- a CDS encoding LptA/OstA family protein, which yields MDDSSKLKEKDNSKKKSEFTFRADFSHGILSPLYRRIILKGNPEVISSDFKLRADEIEIYGEGSSYIEARGNVYYEDYTNKMNVKSQFLFVNRKLDNFYLQKGVELEDLENELVVKAERIEGSRKTSVYIMQYSVKIYKGDIFARAENGIYNKEEKEIVLEGVPVIYQDDNYYSASRIVLNTETKKYNLEGDVEGKFTQVEENVPQQEK from the coding sequence TTGGATGACTCTTCAAAATTAAAAGAAAAAGACAATTCAAAAAAAAAGAGTGAGTTTACTTTTAGAGCTGATTTTTCTCATGGTATTTTGTCTCCTCTTTATAGAAGGATTATTTTAAAGGGAAATCCTGAGGTGATTTCTTCTGATTTTAAGCTTAGGGCTGATGAGATTGAAATTTATGGGGAAGGGAGTTCTTATATTGAGGCACGTGGTAATGTTTATTATGAAGATTATACTAATAAAATGAATGTGAAATCACAATTTTTATTTGTTAATAGAAAATTAGATAATTTTTATCTTCAAAAAGGTGTTGAACTTGAAGATTTAGAAAATGAACTTGTTGTTAAGGCTGAAAGGATTGAAGGTAGTCGTAAGACAAGTGTTTATATTATGCAGTATTCTGTTAAGATATATAAAGGTGACATTTTTGCACGAGCTGAAAATGGAATTTATAATAAGGAAGAAAAAGAAATTGTTCTTGAGGGTGTTCCCGTTATTTATCAAGATGATAATTATTATTCTGCTTCAAGGATAGTTTTAAATACGGAAACAAAAAAATATAATCTTGAGGGTGATGTTGAAGGTAAATTTACTCAAGTGGAGGAAAATGTTCCTCAACAAGAAAAATAG
- the lptB gene encoding LPS export ABC transporter ATP-binding protein, whose translation MFLNKKNRIESIKEKLSLNAVTDIVLKADSIVKKYGEKVAVNGVTIDVHRGEVVGLLGPNGAGKTTTFYTIVGFIKANGGRVLINNHDVSKLNMYERARLGIVYLPQEPSIFRELTVEDNILVALERREDLSQAERKIELVNLLKDFEIKRIQYQKAYTLSGGERRRTEIARALAVSPYFLLLDEPFAGIDPIAIGDIKDIIRILKSKNIGVLITDHNVRDAFDIIDRAYIIYQGQVLDSGNVDYIINSEKAKKLYLGEEFRL comes from the coding sequence ATGTTCCTCAACAAGAAAAATAGAATAGAATCAATTAAAGAAAAACTTAGTCTTAATGCTGTTACTGATATTGTTCTTAAGGCAGATAGTATTGTTAAGAAGTATGGAGAGAAAGTAGCTGTTAATGGTGTGACTATTGATGTTCATCGGGGTGAGGTTGTAGGTTTGCTTGGTCCAAATGGTGCAGGAAAAACCACTACATTTTATACTATTGTAGGTTTTATTAAAGCCAATGGTGGGCGTGTTTTAATCAATAATCATGATGTCTCTAAACTTAATATGTATGAGCGAGCACGATTGGGAATTGTTTATTTGCCCCAAGAGCCATCTATTTTTAGGGAACTTACAGTTGAAGATAATATTTTAGTTGCTCTTGAGAGACGAGAAGATTTATCTCAAGCCGAACGTAAAATTGAACTTGTAAATCTTCTTAAAGATTTTGAAATTAAACGAATACAATATCAAAAGGCTTATACACTCTCTGGTGGAGAGAGAAGACGAACTGAGATAGCTAGAGCTTTAGCTGTAAGTCCATATTTTTTGTTGCTTGATGAACCTTTTGCAGGTATTGATCCTATTGCTATTGGAGATATAAAAGATATAATCAGGATTTTAAAGAGTAAGAATATTGGTGTTTTAATTACGGATCATAATGTAAGAGATGCTTTTGATATAATAGATAGAGCTTATATTATTTATCAAGGACAAGTGCTTGATTCGGGGAATGTTGATTATATTATAAATAGTGAGAAGGCTAAAAAACTTTATCTTGGTGAAGAGTTTAGATTATGA
- the pgeF gene encoding peptidoglycan editing factor PgeF: MKVLERELYYEFEVDSSVKLIYTKKPFDLEIKNISNDNLSFIPKNKEIKYLKQLHTNIVYEVADDFVNFQRGDGLVSSSFNVALLAYYADCLPIYIFDKSKKYIGLAHSGYKGSFQLILLKMLFKFQDMGSNFEDLRIIFGPYNRGCCYEVSSEFVSKINLQFSKKLLDMSFCKKDDKIYFDNANFNLGLISNFNLKVEDSGLCTYCNCNLYSHRKFKGKRSYAVIWRT, translated from the coding sequence ATGAAGGTATTGGAGAGAGAACTTTATTATGAATTTGAAGTAGATTCTAGTGTTAAGTTGATTTATACTAAAAAACCTTTTGATTTAGAGATAAAAAATATTAGTAATGATAATTTAAGTTTTATTCCAAAGAATAAAGAAATAAAATATTTAAAGCAATTACATACAAATATTGTTTATGAAGTTGCTGATGATTTTGTTAATTTTCAAAGGGGAGATGGGCTTGTGTCCTCTTCTTTTAATGTTGCTCTTCTTGCTTATTATGCAGATTGTCTTCCTATATATATATTTGACAAATCAAAAAAATATATAGGACTTGCTCATAGTGGGTATAAGGGTAGTTTTCAGCTTATTCTTTTAAAAATGTTATTTAAATTTCAAGATATGGGTTCAAATTTTGAAGATTTGAGAATTATATTTGGACCTTATAACAGAGGATGTTGTTATGAAGTTTCATCAGAATTTGTGTCAAAAATAAATTTACAATTTAGTAAAAAATTGTTGGATATGTCTTTTTGTAAAAAGGATGATAAAATATATTTTGATAATGCTAATTTTAATTTAGGTTTAATTTCTAATTTTAATTTAAAAGTTGAGGATTCAGGTCTTTGTACTTATTGCAATTGTAATCTTTATTCTCATAGAAAATTTAAAGGCAAAAGGAGTTATGCTGTAATTTGGAGAACTTAG
- a CDS encoding Nif3-like dinuclear metal center hexameric protein gives MTVKELSLHLDEIFKVNDHKDIDKSLNGLQVGNLELEVKKVALAVDASMATLREVKGYDFLITHHGIFWSKSDKIIAGMYDKVKWLINNDLSLYCVHLPMDAHTIYSHSRVLSDFLGFHNPIPFANYKGINLGIISIAEFGFSEILKRIEAHNKHILFYKKFKEYVSRVAIVSGSGYSFFEEALEYDIDLFITGDTSHQIYSLAEERGVNLIFAGHYFTETFGLLKLMEYLKNQRGLEVDFILQDTNL, from the coding sequence TTGACTGTTAAAGAATTATCATTGCATTTGGATGAAATATTTAAAGTCAATGATCATAAGGATATTGATAAAAGTCTTAATGGACTTCAAGTTGGTAATTTGGAGCTTGAGGTTAAAAAGGTTGCTTTGGCTGTTGATGCAAGTATGGCAACTTTAAGAGAAGTAAAGGGTTATGATTTTTTAATAACTCATCATGGTATTTTTTGGTCAAAATCAGATAAAATTATTGCTGGTATGTATGATAAAGTGAAATGGCTTATTAATAATGATTTGTCGCTTTATTGTGTTCATTTACCAATGGATGCTCATACTATTTATTCTCACAGCAGAGTGTTGTCTGATTTTCTTGGATTTCATAATCCTATTCCCTTTGCAAATTATAAAGGTATTAATTTGGGTATTATTTCTATTGCTGAATTTGGGTTTTCTGAAATTTTAAAAAGGATTGAAGCCCATAATAAACATATTCTTTTTTATAAGAAATTTAAAGAGTACGTATCAAGAGTGGCTATTGTTAGTGGTTCTGGATATTCTTTTTTTGAAGAAGCATTAGAATATGATATTGATTTGTTTATAACTGGAGATACTTCTCATCAGATATATTCTTTGGCTGAAGAGAGGGGTGTAAATTTGATATTTGCTGGTCATTATTTTACCGAAACGTTTGGTTTGTTAAAATTAATGGAATATTTAAAAAATCAACGAGGATTAGAAGTTGATTTTATTTTACAAGATACCAATTTATAA
- the lspA gene encoding signal peptidase II, translating into MNINRNRLVSNLIFISILVFFDQWSKYLVVTYVRLGTEYLSFFGDLFKIIHVRNTGVLFSLGSNIDSSLKNLFFLIIPIIILVFVFSFSLKENNKVSRFALILILSGGIGNIIDRLFRPLGVVDFLDVKFFGIFGLQRWPTFNFADSYVVVGMIVFIIYDLFTKDKSTNL; encoded by the coding sequence ATGAATATAAATAGAAACAGATTAGTTAGTAATTTGATCTTTATCTCTATTTTAGTTTTTTTTGATCAATGGTCTAAATATTTAGTTGTTACTTATGTTAGGCTTGGAACCGAATATCTATCTTTTTTTGGGGATCTTTTTAAGATAATACATGTAAGAAATACTGGTGTTTTATTTTCATTAGGTTCGAATATTGATTCTAGCTTGAAAAATTTATTTTTTCTTATAATTCCTATTATTATTTTAGTTTTTGTTTTTTCTTTTTCATTAAAAGAAAATAACAAAGTATCGAGGTTTGCTCTTATTTTGATTTTATCTGGTGGTATTGGGAATATTATTGATAGACTTTTTAGGCCTTTGGGTGTTGTGGATTTTTTGGATGTGAAGTTTTTTGGTATTTTTGGACTTCAGAGATGGCCAACCTTTAATTTTGCAGACAGTTATGTTGTTGTTGGGATGATCGTGTTTATAATTTATGATTTATTTACTAAAGATAAAAGTACTAATTTATGA
- a CDS encoding YmdB family metallophosphoesterase has product MSLRILVSGEIVGKPGVFVVKNFLHSFKQKNKIDFVISGNNFTTGFRGLCKRHAFLLKKYGVDVLTLGENAFVRAGLSDELDRYNFILKPLNCPARLKGYSYFIYNINGIKLAVLRLVGQTGITKYNFNNPFLTFDYFYERIKSITNNIIVLFDSNTTAEVNAMFFYLKSRVSACLGIGKRILTADLRIFDNTAVITDLGRVGSLDSVVGYSTVFEIDKFLKGFLNNKFTESWDGLGFNGIIVDIDDGKAVFVEAIREYIDFDSSIANSTDI; this is encoded by the coding sequence GTGAGTTTGCGGATTTTGGTTTCTGGAGAGATTGTAGGTAAGCCTGGCGTTTTTGTGGTAAAAAATTTTTTACATTCTTTTAAACAAAAAAATAAAATTGATTTTGTTATATCTGGCAATAATTTTACTACAGGATTTAGAGGATTATGTAAGAGACATGCATTTTTGTTAAAGAAATATGGTGTTGATGTTTTAACTTTAGGAGAAAATGCATTTGTAAGGGCTGGGCTTAGTGACGAACTTGATAGGTATAATTTTATTTTAAAACCTTTAAATTGCCCTGCTAGGTTAAAAGGTTATTCTTATTTTATTTATAATATAAATGGAATTAAACTTGCTGTGCTAAGACTTGTGGGACAGACAGGAATTACGAAATATAATTTTAATAATCCTTTTCTTACTTTTGATTATTTTTATGAAAGAATTAAGTCAATTACCAATAATATAATCGTACTTTTTGATTCTAATACCACAGCTGAAGTTAATGCTATGTTTTTTTATCTCAAATCTAGAGTTAGTGCTTGTTTGGGTATTGGTAAGAGAATATTAACAGCAGATCTTAGAATTTTTGATAATACCGCAGTTATTACCGATCTTGGTAGAGTTGGAAGTTTAGATAGTGTTGTTGGATATTCTACTGTATTTGAAATAGATAAATTTTTAAAAGGTTTTTTAAATAATAAATTTACTGAATCGTGGGATGGGCTTGGTTTTAATGGCATTATAGTTGATATTGATGATGGTAAAGCTGTGTTTGTTGAGGCTATAAGGGAATATATTGATTTTGACAGTAGTATTGCAAATAGTACTGATATTTAG
- the murA gene encoding UDP-N-acetylglucosamine 1-carboxyvinyltransferase, whose amino-acid sequence MYSYLVEGGFKIGGKITASGNKNAALPCMIAALLTDEEVILENVPNIRDVEVILKILEDIGVDVVRDGNILKIKALNIAKTEIDSSLTDLIRASILFVGPMLARCGRIDIAPPGGDVIGKRRLDTHFYGLGKLGAKLIENERIVLEVDNLIGAEMFLDEASVTATENIIMASVLAFGETVIMNAACEPHVQDLCNMLNLMGADISGIGSNLLKIRGVKKLRGAKFMIGADFMQIGSLISLAALTGGELEINKADPGNFILIKHVYSKLGIDFEYDNENIYVKEKQYLKVRLDFGGHIPKIDDGPWPSFPTDLMSIMIVTATQVQGTVLIFEKMFESRMFFVDKLIKMGAQIVLCDPHRVVVTGKTILKGSDVSSPDVRAGMSLLIAALCAEGKSRIHNIYQIERGYEDVVSKLSFLGARIKRVRDE is encoded by the coding sequence ATGTATAGCTATCTTGTGGAAGGTGGTTTTAAAATAGGTGGAAAAATAACGGCGAGTGGAAATAAAAATGCGGCTTTACCTTGCATGATAGCAGCATTGCTTACAGATGAAGAAGTGATTTTAGAAAATGTTCCAAATATTAGAGATGTAGAGGTTATTTTAAAAATTTTAGAAGACATAGGCGTTGATGTTGTAAGGGATGGTAATATCCTTAAAATTAAGGCCTTAAATATTGCGAAAACAGAAATAGATTCTTCTTTAACGGATTTAATTCGAGCTTCAATTTTATTTGTAGGACCTATGCTTGCTAGGTGTGGGCGAATTGATATTGCTCCTCCGGGTGGAGATGTTATTGGTAAAAGGCGTCTTGATACTCATTTTTATGGTCTTGGTAAGCTTGGTGCTAAGTTGATAGAGAATGAACGTATTGTTTTAGAGGTAGATAATTTAATTGGTGCTGAGATGTTTTTGGATGAGGCATCAGTTACGGCTACTGAGAATATTATTATGGCTTCTGTTCTTGCTTTTGGAGAAACTGTGATAATGAATGCTGCATGTGAACCACATGTGCAAGATTTGTGTAATATGTTGAATTTGATGGGAGCTGACATTTCTGGAATTGGTTCTAATTTGCTTAAAATAAGAGGTGTTAAGAAATTAAGAGGGGCTAAATTTATGATAGGTGCTGATTTTATGCAGATAGGTTCATTAATTAGTCTTGCTGCATTAACGGGAGGTGAGCTTGAAATTAATAAGGCTGATCCTGGTAATTTTATTTTAATAAAGCATGTATATTCAAAACTTGGTATTGATTTTGAATATGATAATGAAAATATATATGTTAAAGAAAAACAGTATTTAAAAGTAAGGTTGGATTTTGGAGGACATATTCCTAAAATTGATGATGGTCCTTGGCCATCTTTCCCAACAGATCTTATGAGTATTATGATAGTAACTGCGACTCAAGTTCAAGGGACTGTGCTTATTTTTGAAAAAATGTTTGAATCAAGGATGTTTTTTGTAGATAAACTTATTAAAATGGGAGCTCAAATTGTTCTTTGTGATCCTCATCGTGTGGTAGTTACAGGGAAAACTATTCTTAAGGGAAGTGATGTATCTTCTCCTGATGTTAGAGCAGGTATGTCTTTGCTTATTGCAGCTCTTTGTGCTGAGGGTAAGAGTCGTATTCATAATATTTATCAAATTGAGAGGGGATATGAAGATGTTGTTTCTAAGTTGAGCTTTCTTGGTGCAAGAATTAAAAGAGTAAGAGATGAATAA
- a CDS encoding MATE family efflux transporter has protein sequence MSTSKTKIRKLILEGNLYLVFLFISFPIMVTNLLQSCYELVDMFYVGKLGAMPLAALSLTGPINFLIMVFAMGMATGSVSLMSRSIGEKTFSKFSKYAGQLIFLNFIFSLFVAILIFIFIDSILELVGVRGELKELTRSYFYVIVYGIPVMFLSISVVYILNSQGETVVAMFLILVANIINFFLNPILMFTLGLGIAGAAWSTLLSKLITVLSYLFFTYRLNCGLKVHFKDIIPDINVIRKIISLGLPAAFGQVMASLSFLIFNHIVIQISSKFLAAYGMVNNIISFLLLPGMSIGTGIISIVGQNLGAKNIMRVGDILKKGFFVTLVIMLTVASFIMSFKDVIIALFTSDLEVIKYANGYLSLAVIGTVGFGLQQVFLGVLVGSGLTKLVMIVVCIRLWIIRLPTVFILQYFGIVEDSLGYAFIISNYLALIILLFVTLTRYGQICNKSNM, from the coding sequence ATGTCAACAAGTAAAACAAAAATTAGAAAATTAATATTAGAAGGTAATTTGTACTTAGTATTTTTGTTTATAAGTTTTCCTATTATGGTAACCAATCTTCTTCAGTCTTGTTATGAACTTGTAGATATGTTTTATGTTGGGAAACTTGGTGCTATGCCTCTTGCAGCATTGTCTCTTACTGGTCCTATTAATTTCCTTATTATGGTTTTTGCCATGGGAATGGCTACAGGAAGTGTGTCATTAATGTCTAGATCTATTGGAGAGAAGACCTTTTCTAAATTTTCAAAATATGCTGGTCAGTTAATTTTTTTAAATTTTATATTTTCTTTATTTGTTGCAATTTTAATTTTTATATTTATAGATTCTATTTTAGAACTTGTGGGTGTAAGGGGTGAGCTTAAAGAACTTACAAGGTCGTATTTTTATGTTATAGTTTATGGAATACCCGTTATGTTTCTCAGTATTTCCGTTGTGTATATATTGAATTCTCAAGGAGAAACTGTTGTTGCGATGTTTTTGATTTTAGTCGCAAATATTATTAATTTTTTTCTTAACCCAATCTTAATGTTTACTTTGGGTTTAGGTATTGCTGGTGCTGCTTGGTCTACGCTTTTATCTAAATTAATTACAGTTTTGTCCTATCTTTTTTTTACATATAGATTAAATTGTGGACTTAAAGTGCATTTTAAAGATATTATTCCAGATATTAATGTAATAAGAAAAATTATTAGTTTGGGATTGCCGGCAGCTTTTGGTCAAGTTATGGCCTCTTTATCTTTTTTGATTTTTAATCATATTGTAATTCAAATTAGTTCCAAATTTTTAGCTGCTTATGGCATGGTAAATAATATTATTTCTTTTTTACTTCTTCCTGGAATGAGTATTGGTACTGGAATTATTTCAATTGTTGGACAAAATCTTGGTGCAAAAAATATAATGAGAGTAGGAGATATTTTAAAAAAAGGATTTTTTGTTACTCTAGTAATAATGCTTACCGTTGCATCTTTTATCATGTCTTTTAAAGATGTTATAATAGCTCTTTTTACATCTGATTTAGAAGTTATTAAGTATGCTAATGGTTATTTATCATTGGCAGTTATTGGAACTGTTGGATTTGGTTTGCAACAAGTTTTTTTAGGTGTATTAGTAGGTTCAGGGCTGACAAAGCTGGTTATGATTGTTGTTTGTATTCGTCTCTGGATTATTCGTTTACCAACTGTTTTTATATTGCAATATTTTGGAATTGTGGAAGATTCATTAGGTTATGCTTTTATAATTTCAAACTATTTGGCTTTAATTATTTTATTATTTGTAACTTTAACTAGATATGGACAGATATGCAATAAGAGTAATATGTGA